One Tamlana carrageenivorans genomic region harbors:
- a CDS encoding right-handed parallel beta-helix repeat-containing protein — MKRYLYFFLTLTFLMLWSSCRKDFEFSPSTGNLQFSKDTVYLDTVFTNIGSSTYNLKVYNRSDQDISIPSVRLALGEASNYRLSVDGISGKTFENVEIQAKDSVFIFVESTIDINTLPSLDGTFLYTDQIEFDTDANLQKVELVTLVQDAIFIYPNRDETTKVIETLKINIDGEVVETDIEGRELLASELTFTNEKPYVIYGFAAVPEQETLTVEAGSRIHFHQNSGILVLNGASIHVNGAYSADQDNLENEVIFEGDRLEHGFSDVPGQWSAIWLFDGSTNNIINYATIKNATAGIICDGNPLGAPDKLTITNSQIYNSSSYGILGRNSSIKAENVVINNSGLSSFAGVIGGKYNFIHCTIANYWDSSFRQFPSLLLNNYTVDEDDNVIVTDLTEANFSNCIIYGDENIEILTDEVEADQVAFNFKFTNCLIRFDDYNDSFDGPNYDFTNTDHYVNVILNNDPDFKDPFLNELIIGDESAAIDEGDIGYALRVPTDILNTNRTMTPDLGAYQHVTFDEN, encoded by the coding sequence ATGAAACGCTATTTATATTTTTTTCTTACCCTAACTTTTTTAATGCTTTGGAGCTCTTGCCGTAAAGATTTTGAATTTTCACCAAGCACTGGCAACCTTCAATTTTCAAAAGATACCGTTTATTTAGATACCGTTTTCACCAATATAGGATCGAGCACCTATAATTTAAAAGTTTATAACAGAAGTGATCAGGATATTTCTATTCCATCTGTACGCTTGGCTTTAGGCGAAGCCTCTAATTACCGTTTAAGTGTGGATGGCATTTCTGGAAAAACTTTCGAAAATGTAGAAATTCAAGCCAAGGACAGTGTCTTTATTTTTGTAGAATCGACCATAGACATCAATACCTTACCAAGTTTAGACGGCACTTTTTTATACACCGATCAAATTGAATTTGACACCGATGCCAACCTCCAAAAAGTAGAATTAGTAACCCTTGTTCAAGACGCTATTTTTATATATCCCAATCGAGATGAAACTACTAAGGTAATAGAAACTTTAAAAATAAACATTGATGGCGAAGTGGTTGAAACCGATATTGAAGGTCGTGAACTTTTAGCTTCTGAGCTCACTTTTACAAACGAAAAACCTTATGTAATTTATGGTTTTGCGGCAGTTCCTGAACAAGAAACTCTAACAGTTGAAGCTGGATCGCGCATTCACTTTCATCAAAATTCGGGGATTTTAGTGCTTAACGGTGCTTCCATTCATGTTAATGGCGCTTATAGTGCTGATCAAGACAACCTGGAAAACGAGGTTATTTTTGAAGGTGATCGCCTTGAGCACGGGTTTTCTGATGTACCAGGGCAATGGAGTGCCATTTGGCTTTTCGATGGAAGCACCAATAATATTATAAATTACGCGACCATAAAAAATGCAACGGCAGGAATTATTTGTGATGGAAATCCTTTAGGAGCACCAGACAAACTCACCATTACAAACAGCCAAATTTACAACTCTAGCAGCTACGGCATACTAGGAAGAAACAGTTCTATAAAAGCTGAAAATGTGGTTATAAACAACTCCGGACTCTCTTCTTTTGCAGGAGTTATTGGTGGAAAATATAATTTTATTCATTGTACCATTGCTAACTATTGGGACAGCAGCTTCAGGCAATTTCCATCTTTACTATTAAATAATTACACTGTAGATGAAGACGATAATGTGATTGTTACCGATTTAACCGAAGCTAATTTCAGTAATTGTATCATTTACGGCGATGAAAACATAGAAATTTTAACAGATGAAGTCGAAGCTGATCAAGTAGCATTCAACTTTAAATTTACAAACTGTTTAATTCGTTTTGATGATTACAACGATTCCTTTGATGGCCCGAATTACGATTTCACCAATACCGACCACTACGTTAATGTGATTTTAAACAATGATCCAGACTTTAAAGATCCGTTTTTAAATGAGCTCATTATTGGTGATGAATCGGCAGCTATTGATGAAGGTGACATTGGCTATGCACTAAGAGTGCCAACCGATATTTTAAATACGAACAGAACCATGACTCCCGATTTAGGTGCTTATCAGCATGTTACCTTTGATGAGAACTAA
- a CDS encoding IS3 family transposase (programmed frameshift) — MGKKYDNEFKSMILDLSKSGIRTKQLSEEYGVHTSVINRWKQEYDLKGGDFSKNEPKSKEHQELIALKKELRDVKMERDNLKKGGEHLFQERQIRYNFILSNKNTYPVEKMCKCMKVSKNAYYHWLKTKDTLKVNSSKSFLKDRIEAIFDNSKQIYGSYRIQKQLEREKLFYSRSYVGLLMKEMGLRSVLNKKFVVTTDSNHSLKTAKNELDRDFTSFSLGYKLVSDITYIRVNQQWNYLTTIMDLADRKIIGWSLSEDMTTENTVLKAWVDARRNRVINQQCIFHSDRGVQYASNRITNMFFFNQKEIQSMSRKGNCWDNAVAESFFKTIKYEWINRFKYTSYNQLYKSIDQYLNWYNTQRLHSSLGYMTPLEKELQLKGFINKAA, encoded by the exons ATGGGAAAAAAATATGACAACGAGTTTAAATCGATGATATTAGATTTATCCAAATCTGGTATACGAACAAAACAACTGAGTGAAGAATATGGAGTTCATACAAGTGTTATTAATAGATGGAAACAAGAGTATGATTTAAAAGGAGGAGATTTTTCTAAAAATGAACCTAAATCCAAAGAACATCAAGAACTTATAGCATTAAAAAAGGAATTAAGAGATGTTAAAATGGAACGTGACA ATCTTAAAAAAGGCGGTGAGCATCTTTTCCAAGAGCGACAGATAAGGTATAACTTCATTTTATCAAACAAAAATACTTATCCTGTCGAAAAGATGTGCAAATGCATGAAGGTTAGTAAAAATGCTTATTACCATTGGCTTAAAACCAAAGACACCTTAAAGGTTAATTCCTCTAAATCATTTTTAAAAGACAGAATCGAAGCTATATTTGACAATAGTAAACAGATTTATGGTAGCTATCGAATTCAAAAACAACTTGAACGAGAAAAGCTTTTTTATTCCCGTTCATATGTGGGGTTACTTATGAAAGAAATGGGACTAAGAAGTGTATTGAATAAAAAATTTGTGGTAACTACGGATTCAAATCATTCTCTAAAAACAGCTAAAAATGAATTAGACAGGGATTTTACCAGTTTTTCTTTAGGCTACAAATTAGTCTCTGACATTACGTATATAAGAGTTAATCAACAATGGAACTATTTAACCACGATAATGGATTTGGCTGATAGAAAAATAATAGGCTGGTCTTTAAGTGAAGATATGACTACTGAGAATACGGTTTTAAAGGCCTGGGTTGATGCTAGAAGAAACAGAGTGATAAACCAGCAGTGTATTTTTCATTCGGACAGGGGTGTGCAATATGCATCCAACAGAATCACAAATATGTTCTTTTTTAATCAAAAAGAGATACAAAGCATGAGTAGAAAGGGAAATTGCTGGGATAATGCTGTAGCTGAAAGTTTTTTTAAAACCATTAAATATGAGTGGATTAATAGATTTAAGTATACGTCTTATAATCAATTATACAAATCTATTGATCAATATTTAAACTGGTATAACACTCAAAGATTACATTCTAGTTTAGGATACATGACGCCTCTTGAAAAAGAATTACAATTAAAAGGATTTATTAACAAAGCTGCTTAG
- the glyA gene encoding serine hydroxymethyltransferase — MQRDEQIFELIEAEKERQLHGIELIASENFVSPQVMEAAGSVLTNKYAEGYPGKRYYGGCEVVDEVEQIAIDRAKALFGAEYVNVQPHSGSQANTAVYHACLTPGDKILGFDLSHGGHLTHGSPVNFSGKLYNPVFYGVEQETGVLNYDKIQEIATKEQPKLIIAGASAYSRDIDFKRFRVIADSVGAILMADISHPAGLIAKGILNDPLPHCHVVTTTTHKTLRGPRGGMIMMGQDFDNPFGIKLKNGSLRKMSSLLDSAVFPGNQGGPLEHIIAAKAIAFGEALTDDFLHYQLQVKQNAATMADALVAKGYNIISNGTDNHCMLIDLRNKNLSGKDAEQALVKADITVNKNMVPFDDKSPFVTSGIRLGVAAVTTRGLKEDDMLAIVELLDEVITNFEDETVLEAVKVKVNDMMKGKPLFV; from the coding sequence ATGCAACGCGACGAACAAATTTTTGAACTCATTGAAGCTGAAAAAGAACGCCAATTACATGGTATTGAACTTATTGCATCAGAAAACTTTGTAAGCCCACAAGTTATGGAAGCTGCAGGGTCTGTGCTTACTAATAAATACGCCGAAGGTTATCCTGGAAAGCGTTACTATGGTGGCTGTGAGGTTGTTGATGAAGTAGAGCAAATAGCGATTGATAGAGCAAAAGCATTATTTGGAGCCGAATACGTAAACGTACAACCGCACTCTGGAAGCCAGGCAAATACAGCGGTTTATCATGCTTGTTTAACGCCAGGTGATAAAATTTTAGGTTTTGATTTATCTCATGGTGGACACCTAACTCATGGTTCGCCAGTAAACTTTTCTGGAAAACTTTATAACCCTGTATTCTACGGTGTAGAACAAGAAACTGGGGTTTTAAACTATGATAAAATTCAAGAAATCGCGACTAAAGAGCAACCAAAATTAATTATTGCTGGTGCCTCTGCTTATTCTCGTGATATCGATTTTAAACGTTTTAGAGTCATTGCCGATAGTGTTGGAGCGATTTTAATGGCTGATATTTCACACCCAGCTGGTCTTATTGCTAAAGGTATTTTAAACGATCCGTTGCCACACTGTCATGTTGTAACGACGACTACACACAAGACCTTAAGAGGACCTAGAGGTGGTATGATTATGATGGGGCAAGATTTTGATAACCCATTTGGTATCAAACTTAAAAATGGAAGCTTACGTAAAATGTCTTCTTTATTGGATTCTGCGGTTTTCCCAGGAAACCAAGGTGGTCCATTAGAGCATATTATTGCTGCTAAAGCCATTGCTTTTGGTGAAGCTTTAACCGACGACTTTTTACATTACCAATTACAAGTGAAGCAAAATGCAGCGACTATGGCCGATGCCTTGGTTGCTAAAGGATACAACATCATATCTAATGGTACTGATAACCACTGTATGTTAATTGACTTACGTAACAAAAATTTATCGGGGAAAGATGCTGAACAAGCTCTTGTAAAAGCTGATATTACTGTGAATAAAAACATGGTGCCTTTTGATGATAAATCACCATTTGTTACTTCTGGAATCCGTTTGGGTGTTGCTGCGGTAACAACGCGTGGGTTAAAAGAGGATGATATGTTGGCTATAGTAGAATTGCTTGATGAAGTTATAACAAACTTTGAAGATGAAACCGTATTAGAAGCGGTTAAAGTAAAAGTAAACGACATGATGAAAGGGAAGCCTTTGTTCGTGTAA